The following proteins are encoded in a genomic region of Thermococcus henrietii:
- a CDS encoding tRNA uridine(34) 5-carboxymethylaminomethyl modification radical SAM/GNAT enzyme Elp3: MDERFQEAVRELARLVMEGEIKSRDELNRWKIKVARKYHLSKIPGNSDILKAIPEERREEFRDLLKRKPTRTISGVAVVAMMTKPFPCPHGRCIYCPGGPSVGSPQSYTGREPSALRAIQSAYHPYIIMMRRLKQLTDIGHDVDKVEVIIQGGTFPAVDLDYQEWFIKEAFKAMNDFPHFKEVENLEEKLIRLIVKKDESVFEEDPKFREAWLKTHSKPYYYLEDEQRKNEKAKVRMVGLTIETRPDWAFERQIDRMLKLGTTRVELGVQTVFNFIHERTKRGHGVEEIVKATQLLRDAGLKINYHIMPGLPGSNFERDLYTFRTIFEDPRFRPDMLKVYPTLVTKDAPLYRWWKEGKYHPYRTEEAVELLVEAYKLFPKWVRVMRIQRDIPVQLIVDGVKHSNLGQLVFNELIKRGIRPREIRFREVGHMMEKFGIQPEVEHIKLLREDYEASGGREIFLSFEDTKNDILIGFLRLRIPSEKAHRKEINCCPSAIVRELHVYGPLVPIGGKPRYEWQHRGYGRELLVEAERIAREEFDVKKMLVISGVGVREYYRKFGYRKNGPYVAKRLDRGYAEYKKSREFDAHLNT, encoded by the coding sequence ATGGATGAGAGATTCCAAGAGGCAGTTAGAGAGCTTGCGAGACTCGTGATGGAGGGCGAGATTAAGAGCAGGGACGAGCTCAACCGCTGGAAGATTAAGGTGGCGAGAAAGTACCATCTCTCAAAGATTCCGGGCAACTCGGACATCCTGAAGGCAATTCCGGAGGAGAGGCGCGAGGAGTTCAGGGATTTGCTGAAGAGAAAGCCCACGAGGACGATAAGCGGAGTGGCAGTTGTCGCTATGATGACGAAGCCGTTTCCCTGCCCTCATGGCAGGTGTATCTACTGTCCCGGCGGGCCGAGCGTCGGTTCGCCCCAGAGCTACACGGGAAGGGAGCCTTCCGCTTTGAGGGCAATCCAGAGCGCCTACCACCCTTACATCATCATGATGCGCAGATTAAAACAGCTCACCGACATAGGCCACGACGTTGACAAGGTCGAGGTCATAATCCAGGGCGGAACCTTTCCGGCGGTTGATTTGGACTACCAGGAGTGGTTCATAAAAGAGGCCTTCAAGGCGATGAACGATTTTCCACACTTCAAAGAGGTAGAGAACCTTGAAGAGAAGCTGATTAGGCTGATAGTGAAGAAGGACGAGTCCGTTTTTGAGGAGGACCCGAAGTTCCGCGAGGCGTGGCTCAAAACCCACTCCAAACCCTACTACTACCTTGAAGACGAGCAGAGGAAGAACGAGAAAGCTAAGGTCAGAATGGTTGGCCTTACGATAGAGACAAGGCCCGACTGGGCCTTCGAGAGGCAGATTGACAGGATGCTCAAGCTCGGAACGACGCGCGTTGAGCTGGGCGTTCAGACGGTTTTCAACTTCATCCACGAGAGGACCAAGCGCGGTCACGGCGTCGAGGAGATTGTTAAGGCCACACAGCTCCTCCGCGATGCTGGCTTGAAAATCAACTACCACATAATGCCCGGTTTACCGGGGAGCAACTTCGAACGCGACCTATACACCTTCAGAACGATTTTCGAGGACCCCCGCTTCAGGCCCGACATGCTCAAGGTTTACCCGACGCTCGTAACCAAGGACGCCCCCCTCTACCGCTGGTGGAAGGAAGGTAAATACCACCCCTACCGCACGGAAGAAGCCGTTGAGCTCCTCGTTGAGGCTTACAAGCTCTTCCCGAAGTGGGTTAGGGTAATGAGAATCCAGCGCGACATTCCCGTTCAGCTCATCGTTGACGGCGTCAAGCACTCGAACCTCGGTCAGCTGGTCTTCAACGAGCTTATCAAGAGGGGTATAAGGCCGAGGGAGATTCGCTTTAGGGAAGTCGGCCACATGATGGAGAAGTTCGGAATCCAGCCGGAGGTTGAGCATATAAAGCTCCTCCGCGAGGACTACGAGGCATCTGGCGGAAGGGAGATTTTCCTGAGCTTTGAAGATACCAAGAACGACATACTGATAGGCTTCCTGCGCCTCAGGATTCCGAGCGAAAAGGCCCACAGGAAGGAGATAAACTGCTGTCCCTCGGCGATAGTCAGGGAGCTCCACGTTTACGGCCCGCTCGTGCCGATTGGCGGGAAGCCGAGGTACGAGTGGCAGCACAGGGGTTACGGAAGGGAGCTTCTGGTCGAGGCTGAAAGAATCGCCCGCGAGGAGTTCGACGTCAAGAAGATGCTCGTAATCAGCGGCGTCGGCGTGAGGGAGTATTACAGAAAGTTCGGCTACCGGAAGAACGGACCCTACGTCGCGAAGAGGCTCGATAGGGGCTACGCCGAATATAAAAAGAGCAGGGAGTTCGACGCGCACCTGAACACTTAA
- a CDS encoding Nif3-like dinuclear metal center hexameric protein, giving the protein MNRNELVAFLDEYLQVSAYPDKSSNGLQVEGKDEVERVAFAVDTTLRTIERAVKGKADMLIVHHGMIWGGLNYITGIHYKRLKALIENGLNLYAAHLPLDAHPGVGNNVGLLKLLGLEPRGSFGEYRGLSIGFYGEFEEPQPIEKVAQIIAEKLDTTVRTYEFGRREVKTVGAISGAGAFALEEAYGKGIDLLITGEFGHADYLTALDLPQSVLVAGHYKTETLGVKALMELIREKFGLSVFFIDEPTGL; this is encoded by the coding sequence ATGAACCGCAACGAGCTGGTCGCTTTCCTCGACGAGTACCTTCAGGTTTCGGCTTACCCTGACAAGTCGAGCAACGGACTGCAGGTGGAGGGAAAGGACGAGGTTGAGAGGGTAGCGTTTGCCGTTGACACGACGCTCAGAACAATCGAGAGAGCCGTTAAGGGAAAGGCCGACATGCTGATAGTACATCACGGAATGATTTGGGGAGGTCTTAACTATATAACAGGTATCCACTACAAGCGCCTGAAGGCGCTAATCGAAAACGGCCTGAACCTCTACGCCGCCCACCTGCCCCTCGATGCGCACCCGGGAGTCGGCAACAACGTCGGCCTGCTCAAACTCCTCGGTCTGGAGCCCAGGGGATCTTTCGGTGAGTACAGGGGCCTGAGCATAGGCTTCTACGGTGAGTTCGAGGAGCCACAGCCGATTGAGAAGGTGGCCCAGATAATAGCGGAGAAGCTCGACACGACCGTCAGAACCTACGAGTTCGGGAGGAGAGAGGTTAAAACTGTCGGCGCGATAAGCGGGGCAGGCGCTTTTGCGCTGGAAGAAGCTTACGGGAAGGGAATAGACCTCCTCATCACAGGCGAATTCGGCCACGCGGACTATCTGACGGCCCTCGACCTGCCCCAGAGCGTTCTGGTTGCGGGCCACTACAAGACGGAGACGCTGGGAGTTAAGGCCCTTATGGAGCTCATCAGGGAGAAGTTCGGGCTCAGCGTCTTCTTCATAGACGAGCCAACCGGTCTTTAA
- a CDS encoding HdeD family acid-resistance protein, which produces MEYGELKKNWAWLLGLGIIFVTLGFAGLLLLPLVTITSVAIFGAFMLVAGALQIVQGIAKARDWKSRGLHILMGVIYVIGGIATLENPVLATTILTLVLGFSLIAIGAIRIGVAFQNRDVSQWALMTLSGVLTIFLGALIVLQWPWSSLWAIGLFVSVDLIMSGANFIAIALAAKAGGEQSGVPA; this is translated from the coding sequence ATGGAGTACGGCGAGCTCAAGAAGAACTGGGCATGGCTGCTGGGCCTTGGAATAATCTTCGTAACCCTTGGATTCGCCGGCCTGCTCCTCCTGCCACTGGTGACGATAACGAGCGTTGCCATCTTCGGAGCCTTCATGCTCGTCGCAGGAGCGCTCCAGATTGTGCAGGGAATAGCGAAGGCCAGGGACTGGAAGAGCAGGGGCCTGCACATCCTCATGGGCGTTATCTACGTCATCGGCGGCATAGCGACCCTTGAGAACCCCGTTCTTGCGACGACAATACTAACGCTCGTCCTCGGGTTCTCGCTGATTGCAATAGGCGCGATAAGGATTGGCGTTGCCTTCCAGAACAGAGATGTGAGCCAATGGGCGCTGATGACACTTTCTGGAGTCCTGACGATATTCCTCGGTGCCTTGATAGTGCTCCAGTGGCCCTGGTCGAGCCTCTGGGCGATTGGACTGTTCGTGTCCGTTGACCTCATAATGAGCGGTGCCAACTTCATCGCGATAGCGCTGGCGGCGAAGGCAGGAGGCGAACAAAGCGGGGTTCCAGCTTAA